TGATAAATTCAGTAACAAAAATCCTGCAAGGGAGGTGAAAAGATGCTAGGTTTGATTGTCCGCTTTATCGTGTCGGCGATAGTGTTGATGGTGGTAAGCTTCATATTGCCCGGATTTGCGCAGCTCAGCTTCGGGCATGCTCTGATCGCCGCGGTGGTTATTGCTCTGCTGGGATTCATCGCCGAAAGCTTTTTTGGCCGCAGGATTTCCCCGCAAAACAGGGGGCTGGTCGGTTTCATAGTGTCGGCGGTGATTATCTTTCTGGCCCAGTATGTTGTTCCCGGCATGAACGTCAGTATTATCGGTGCAATCCTTGCGGCTATCGTTATCGGAGTGATCGACCTGTTTGTTCCGACGGAGTTGCGTTGACAAAGGAGGAAATTGGATTTGACCTGTAGCCCAGAATACCGTGACGGCTTTGTTCCCGGGTACAATATCAGGACCGATCTGGCACTCGAGGCCAACGAGGTTATCAGGGAAGGAACAGCAGCTGAAATTCCGGGAGTCAAGGAAGAAATAAAGGATGAGGATGGCATCAAGGTGACGAAGGTGACGGTTTTGACGGATGAAGCTTCTTCACAGCTTGGCAAACCGATCGGCAAGTATGTTACCATCGAATCCCCTGACCTGAAAAAGAAAAGTGCCAGCTTGCAGAATCGTATCAGCCAGATCCTGGCCCGGGAAATAACGGAGATGGCCGGTTTTCATGAGAAACCGGGTATGTCCATCCTCGTGATAGGCCTGGGTAACTGGAATGTGACTCCCGATGCACTGGGTCCCAAGGTGGTT
This sequence is a window from Bacillota bacterium. Protein-coding genes within it:
- a CDS encoding phage holin family protein translates to MLGLIVRFIVSAIVLMVVSFILPGFAQLSFGHALIAAVVIALLGFIAESFFGRRISPQNRGLVGFIVSAVIIFLAQYVVPGMNVSIIGAILAAIVIGVIDLFVPTELR